The Hippoglossus hippoglossus isolate fHipHip1 chromosome 10, fHipHip1.pri, whole genome shotgun sequence DNA segment TGCCATTGCATTCCATGTAAAAGGAAGCTCCATCATGTTTAGTCTTCAAACTTCAATGTTTGTAATTAATTATACAGATTAAGTGGTtctgtaataaaaatatatgcCGGTCCTTTCATTCACCACCATGATGGAAGTCACTCTCAGGCACATAAGAGTCTGTATTACGTGCTGATATTGTTCTTGGTTCACAGCATTGATTCCAGTGaagtttttgtacatttttattgaCAAAGCCATTTTAATAGCCACCAAAAAAGCTACAAAATGGATTGGTCCCATGGCCAACAAAGAAATGTCAGTGATGAAAACTTTCTGTATATGTGAAGAATTCTTTGTAGGTGATGCAAAGAACTACAAACCTCTATCATGTGTATGCTGGCTAAAAGGATTTGACATTTCAACAGTAACAATATTCTGGgatttgtttgtgctttaatAGTAGCCTCATGAAaagaatatttaatatgaaCTCATATCAGCTCCAGTACATATGCTTAAATCCCCTATAACCATgagtatgaatgtgtatgtgtacacTCCCCCTCTGCATGCTGCTCTGTGACTTGTTCATTGTTCAAAGCTATTGTGAGAACGTGATATTCCTCTTTGTCTATAGGTATAATTCCCTCTGAAGTACAATCATATTGGCCAGACAAAGACCAAAACCAAGCAAATACTCTTTAACTTGATATTGTGCTCAggattttcaaataaatattgaatgatTCAAAATACTCATGAGTTATTTGAGACAAAATGTGGCTTCTTATGGCTTATgattaataaaatatcattaaaatCTGTGCTGTCCCTGAAATCCACCTACATTATATGTtcggggaaaaaaagacaaccaAGCTTGGacataatttataaaaaaatattttacttgGAAAATTAACATTCACACAACTGACCAGACAATTGCGATCATGACTCACTATCAGAACACTGAGTAGTACATGAAGAGTCTCACGTTTCTGTGAAATATCCAAACTCGCtcttttggggaaaaaaaggtctGTTTCCATGTTGCTAGGAAACTAACATTCCTGTCCTTTCTATTTTCAGCAGTGACATCTTTACTTTCATACAGACCAGTATTCTGTATAACGTCACTGTGTTACTGAGCTCACCTCAAATATCTAGGAGATTCAGTAGAACTAGTGTTTTAGGACATGTGATCATTCTCCAGTTGGTTTGTGATCAGCAGTCTTTCTAAGGTTGAGTTGTTTGTCACGGGTTGGCTGTCCGACTAAACTCCGTCCCCAGCTCCGTTGGTTTGGTTAACCCCTTCTTCGGAGCTGCTCTTCAGACCAGAGGAAAACATGCCTCGATACATGGCCTTCTCTTTTTGTAGCTCCCGATTCAGTTTCTCCTCAGCCCtgtgcagctgcttcttcacatTAGCATctgagacagaaaaaacatttgggAGAAGGTTTAGAGAGAGGATCAGCAGGATTGTGTGAGAGGTGTTAAATGATCAATTAAATGAATGGATTTGATTTACAAAGCAATTACTTTATAGAGCTAAATGTCCTTGAGTGAAAATCAAGGACATGGAAAAACTTAATGAACTGACAGCGATGAATTAGTGCAGTGAATTTATTACAGTTTGCATTGAATTTGATCATTTTCAGCTCCGACTTTGCAGAGCCTCAAATATTCTGTCCGCAAGACCGCTAACGCAGACATTTCAAGTTCTAACACTTTTGTTTAATGGGTGAAATACTGATAGGCTGACTttagccccttttccactgatAGAAAAACCCAGTAACCCCcccaacatctggcttttgtctgcaatggtAACGGATTaactcccgggtcaaatgactgcagtagacacaggttttaatcggCTCTGGCTCCtatcggcagtgatggaaacgtgacatcTGGcagaatacatttatttggCAAGACAGCAAGGCGAGGGAGCTCCTCAGTTTATGGGGCCTTTGTGACATCGAACATTTAATTGGATTTTTGTGTAAAAGAGGCATTTGTTACTTTTGACAGAGCTGACCTGGTTGTTTCCCCCTTTTCCAGTATTTATACTGAGCCACACACACTTAAGAGAGTGGTATTTATCTTCTCAGCTCACCCTTGGCAAGAAAGAAAAGCATATTCTCCTATTTCTTTAATGCAGGGCTTCAGAGTGCTACTTCTATCTGTACTCCTCTGCAACCTTAAAACATACAGGTAATTAAAAGCGAAGATATCTATTGGGGTTTTTTGTTGAGAAAAATGCTGCGGTGCTGGTTACAAATGTCCCAGCCCTTAAAGGCCCAGCCCAGACCCAACATCAGTGGCGGAGTTGACTTCTCCAccacctgtctcctctctccctcgaATGATCCGCGGTGCAAGTAATCagattgtttaatttgtttaatttacacTCTCTGAgtaaaatgagtaaaatctaAAAGTAACTGGTTACTAAAGTAGTCAACATACAAAAAAGGCTAAAATAGCCAAAGAATGGCTTGTCCAATTATCATGGCAAAGATATGGCATAACACTTAAAACATATCACTGTGGTGCCAAAAGgcaaaattgatttaaaaaataatatttcaagaattttttattttaagacacCAGCCTGCTGTGGATGATTCCGATGTGCTGGCTCTTTTCTTACCATTAGGTTGTTCTCTGCCGGCCTGGATGAGATACTGTTTGGCCATCACTGCATCTCCCATCTCCAGAGTGGCTACTCCTGCCCTGTACAGTGCTTTGACATTGCCTGGTCGCCACTGCAGCACCCGCAGGCTGTACTCCTGCACACGAGCAAAGtcaacactctctctctgcagcaaacAGGCTGAAAAAGATAGATACGTACATACaagtatataaaatataagacTATATACTACTGTACTAAACTGCAGAGTAGAAATGATACGAAAGACTCCTTACAAAACTAGTAACTACAGGAAACTACTTCCTTATTATGAGAAGCTACCACAAACAATATGAGATCGATTATGTGAAATAGCAGTATTTCCACTTGAGTTGGATATTCTAGTGCTCTTTCCACTTTGCAAGTTATGAAGTTTTATCTACCAGCTAAGTTGTTGTAGCAGTCCACTTGCGTGTTTCTCAGTAAAGTATCCTGTTCTGGTGTGAGAGCAGGTGTCTTGGGTCCAAAATCTTTGACGCGAGCCATCACGTCAGAGTCGAGGCCTCGGAGGATCAGGAGTGCGCGGTGATAACGGCCGATGGCCGAACGAATGTTCTTCTCCCTGTAGAAAGCATTtccttctgttttcatttggcCAGCTTCCTCTAGCAAAGACCAAGTCGGCTTTGTCGAAGTCTGCTTGTGTCCAGAAACGCCTggttcctctgctgcagcagctgcagcagctgcagccccCTGCACATCTGAACACTCCTTCTCTGCTGCCTTCATTTCCGCAGTGGAGCTCATTAGCTGGTAAAATAAGAAACTTAATGTAAATGCATGCGTTATGATGCCATTGAAGAGCTTTATGTACAGATATAATTTTAAGTTCCTGTTACATGCTCTAGATTGACATTATAGCTGCAATCCCGATATAAAATATTGATACTGAAGTCAAGTGGATTGACATAAAAAATGGTTTCATCTCATGTTGGATTTCCTTCTGGACACATGAATACATGCAATATTTACATCTCTGCAACTACAACtgatgacatttcaaaaaatgtatGCATTTTACCTGATAATTAAAGAAATAGTCATAATGTATTCACCACATAATTCATGatattttctctccatctcataGTGGTACATAAACTGcttttaacaataaaaactccacgtgtgtgtgttacgtaactgtgtgtgagagattttcattaaaacatCAATGTGACACTTAGATTCCTATTTAAAAACAGATCTAATTAC contains these protein-coding regions:
- the ttc9c gene encoding tetratricopeptide repeat protein 9C, which encodes MFADGRLSSTCKLMSSTAEMKAAEKECSDVQGAAAAAAAAAEEPGVSGHKQTSTKPTWSLLEEAGQMKTEGNAFYREKNIRSAIGRYHRALLILRGLDSDVMARVKDFGPKTPALTPEQDTLLRNTQVDCYNNLAACLLQRESVDFARVQEYSLRVLQWRPGNVKALYRAGVATLEMGDAVMAKQYLIQAGREQPNDANVKKQLHRAEEKLNRELQKEKAMYRGMFSSGLKSSSEEGVNQTNGAGDGV